In Penicillium oxalicum strain HP7-1 chromosome VII, whole genome shotgun sequence, one DNA window encodes the following:
- a CDS encoding Quercetin 2,3-dioxygenase, protein MSAPLSHAKIVLRRSSERGYAEHGGWLKTFHTFSFANYYDHRFQNFGSLRVLNEDRVAARNGFGTHPHRDAEIFSYILSGELTHRDSMIKKGAEGSQGKQFYRMKRGDVQFTTGGTGIAHSEQNESTKPVHFLQIWALPWKYGLKPQYHTMTFSEEAKRKAFVPILSPLAAGPEAKPADEDAAIPKIAGTIPIHADFVMGAGIIAPESSFTWTVGAGDAVSSRKKRNVYIHLPMTNQGKMIIKLNGSDDAILHEGDGAFITQVNAGDALRVESVGEVEAEVIVLDSD, encoded by the exons ATGTCCGCTCCTCTTTCACATGCCAAGATTGTCCTCCGCCGCTCCAGCGAGCGCGGATATGCAGAGCACGGCGGCTGGCTCAAGACATTCCACACCTTCAGCTTCGCCAACTACTACGACCACCGATTCCAAAACTTCGGCAGCCTGCGTGTCTTGAACGAGGATCGAGTGGCTGCTCGGAATGGCTTCGGCACACATCCGCACCGCGATGCGGAAATCTTCAGTTACATTCTGAGCGGCGAGTTGACCCACCGCGACAGTATGATCAAGAAGGGCGCCGAAGGGTCGCAGGGGAAACAATTCTACCGGATGAAGCGTGGAGATGTGCAATTCACGACCGGAGGAACTG GTATTGCTCACTCTGAACAAAATGAGTCGACCAAGCCGGTCCACTTCTTGCAAATTTGGGCTCTTCCCTGGAAATACGGGCTCAAGCCACAATATCACACCATGACGTTTAGCGAGGAGGCGAAGCGCAAGGCGTTTGTGCCTATTCTTTCACCTCTGGCGGCTGGTCCGGAGGCCAAGCCGGCAGATGAAGATGCGGCGATTCCCAAGATCGCCGGAACGATTCCGATTCATGCTGATTTTGTCATGGGGGCGGGCATCATTGCGCCCGAGTCGTCATTTACGTGGACGGTTGGCGCTGGCGATGCGGTGAGCTCCAGGAAGAAGCGCAATGTGTATATTCACCTGCCCATGACAAATCAggggaagatgatcatcaagcTGAATGGGAGCGATGATGCGATTCTACACGAGGGAGATGGTGCTTTCATCACCCAGGTGAATGCGGGGGATGCCCTGCGCGTGGAGAGCGTGGGTGAAGTCGAGGCTGAGGTGATTGTGTTGGACAGCGACTGA